Proteins encoded within one genomic window of Haladaptatus sp. QDMS2:
- a CDS encoding tyrosine-type recombinase/integrase, with amino-acid sequence MAASDKADAAEDPVGYFLQDMVYHGKSERTRDAYERVLREFEAFLADADSNPRGASITPGEAGQRDCMAWVHTMRGRLAESTVATYASYLHRFYAYMTQVGVFDSNPMTLVREEMDERINKDPTRREISLPAMREFVGGLGHPLEQAIVITFLKTGMRVGELCNLDLQDVNLADEWVNSAYDGPLRVAIEGRPNSIFVASEPARGLVVNGEHRTASNKRKRDTVIPIDGELRRVLKRWLGIRPDAASSAKPLFVSTGDEWGQRVTPEMVRSMVKTHARDAGWYRSGGGAEENVTPHYFRHYFTTHLRDATGERGVVKYLRGDVAEDIIDTYTHNWGDRVREVYEANIYSILE; translated from the coding sequence ATGGCGGCCAGTGACAAGGCCGACGCGGCCGAAGACCCGGTGGGCTACTTCCTCCAGGATATGGTCTATCACGGGAAGAGCGAACGGACGAGAGACGCCTACGAGCGCGTCTTGCGGGAGTTCGAGGCATTTCTCGCAGACGCAGACAGCAATCCACGCGGTGCGTCGATTACGCCCGGAGAGGCGGGCCAACGAGATTGCATGGCGTGGGTCCACACCATGCGGGGCCGGCTCGCAGAGAGTACCGTCGCCACCTACGCCTCCTACCTCCACCGGTTTTATGCCTACATGACGCAGGTCGGCGTCTTCGATTCGAACCCGATGACACTCGTTCGTGAGGAGATGGACGAACGCATCAATAAGGACCCAACTCGCCGAGAGATTTCGCTTCCAGCGATGCGCGAATTCGTGGGCGGACTCGGCCATCCGCTCGAACAAGCAATCGTCATCACGTTCCTCAAAACCGGCATGCGTGTCGGCGAACTCTGTAACTTGGATTTACAGGACGTAAACCTCGCAGACGAGTGGGTGAATTCTGCGTACGACGGGCCGCTCAGGGTGGCGATCGAGGGGCGTCCGAACTCGATTTTCGTCGCCAGCGAGCCAGCGCGGGGCCTCGTGGTGAATGGCGAACACCGGACAGCCTCGAACAAACGTAAACGCGATACGGTGATACCAATCGACGGTGAGTTACGCCGGGTTCTCAAGCGATGGCTTGGGATTCGCCCGGATGCGGCGTCTTCGGCCAAACCGCTGTTCGTGAGTACCGGCGACGAGTGGGGACAGCGAGTGACTCCCGAGATGGTGCGATCGATGGTGAAAACCCACGCCCGAGACGCCGGTTGGTACCGTTCTGGTGGCGGCGCAGAAGAGAACGTCACGCCCCACTACTTCAGACACTATTTCACCACCCATCTTCGGGATGCCACAGGGGAGCGAGGGGTCGTGAAGTACCTTCGTGGGGACGTCGCAGAGGACATCATCGACACTTACACGCACAACTGGGGCGACCGTGTTCGTGAGGTGTACGAGGCAAACATCTACTCGATTCTCGAATAA
- a CDS encoding DUF5805 domain-containing protein: MTDDEVNTERTVVKAYLPAYQKEIWQEHAAELGMSQSEYVRTMVQAGRRGFESGPSEARSAPANPGGDGLETRILSLLQNGQYLSWDELVEELSGSFDDRLESALDTLQQANQIQYSGRHGGYTVSGGMNGGQ, encoded by the coding sequence ATGACTGATGACGAGGTGAACACTGAACGGACGGTGGTCAAAGCGTATCTGCCGGCCTACCAGAAAGAAATTTGGCAAGAACACGCGGCGGAATTAGGCATGAGCCAGAGTGAGTACGTCAGGACCATGGTTCAGGCGGGGAGACGAGGGTTCGAATCCGGCCCTTCGGAAGCCCGTTCTGCACCCGCGAACCCCGGGGGTGATGGCCTCGAAACACGCATCCTCTCGTTGCTTCAAAACGGGCAATATTTGTCGTGGGACGAGCTGGTCGAAGAACTGTCGGGTTCCTTCGATGACCGTCTCGAATCGGCTCTCGATACCCTCCAGCAAGCCAATCAAATCCAGTACTCCGGTCGCCACGGCGGATACACCGTTTCCGGAGGGATGAATGGCGGCCAGTGA
- a CDS encoding HpcH/HpaI aldolase/citrate lyase family protein encodes MANLQQNSLRRMLTDGDVALGVLDNTYSPTLVEFYGELGMDFVWIDLEHGGPSPWDGERLEGLLRAAELVDTELLVRLPSTEPGLIRKALDVGARNLFLSRVKTPEEVEQAVEATRFRYDHGVGERGLANPRAARWGLAEDYVGGEDAETVIGVTIETREAVENIAEILAVPELGFVFAGPLDLSVALGHPGEVNHDEVTEAVETIRAAAVEAGVPLGGLGFGMDDVNEKAKDGYQLINVGSTTGALKGAVQGWLDDFEQP; translated from the coding sequence ATGGCGAATCTGCAACAAAACTCACTTCGGCGAATGCTGACAGACGGCGACGTCGCACTCGGCGTCCTCGACAACACGTACAGTCCGACACTCGTCGAGTTCTACGGGGAACTGGGGATGGACTTCGTCTGGATCGATTTAGAACACGGCGGCCCGAGTCCGTGGGACGGTGAGCGCCTCGAAGGGTTGCTTCGCGCCGCAGAACTCGTCGATACCGAATTGCTCGTTCGTCTCCCCTCGACCGAACCTGGTCTCATCAGGAAGGCACTCGACGTCGGTGCTCGAAACCTGTTTCTCTCGCGCGTGAAGACTCCCGAAGAAGTCGAGCAGGCAGTCGAAGCAACTCGATTCCGTTACGACCACGGGGTCGGTGAGCGGGGTCTCGCGAACCCACGAGCGGCCCGCTGGGGACTCGCGGAGGATTACGTCGGCGGCGAAGATGCAGAGACGGTCATCGGCGTGACCATCGAAACCCGCGAAGCGGTCGAGAACATAGCGGAGATTCTCGCCGTCCCGGAACTCGGGTTCGTCTTCGCGGGGCCCCTCGACCTCTCGGTCGCACTCGGACACCCCGGTGAAGTGAATCACGACGAAGTCACGGAGGCAGTCGAGACGATTCGGGCGGCAGCAGTCGAGGCAGGCGTCCCGCTCGGCGGCCTCGGATTCGGAATGGACGACGTAAACGAGAAGGCGAAAGACGGGTATCAACTCATCAACGTCGGCAGCACCACGGGGGCGCTCAAAGGAGCCGTGCAGGGTTGGTTAGACGATTTCGAACAGCCCTGA
- a CDS encoding aldehyde ferredoxin oxidoreductase family protein — translation MLHARGPLCTVDVGAQSITETNIDAILEQFIGGRGLATRLAHERTPFDADPLGPENRLYFTSGPMQTSQMSFTGRMNATAISPLTDGLLSSNAGGFVSRNFGATGYSALEIVGESDELVALHVTDEGVTFEEVSELKGATVSETDAYMKATHDLGEDQLVVAGPAGENQVRFACIMTSESRAFGRGGLGAVMGAKNVKAISFDGDSTPAIDIPATQMDIHREAATSDNIMKRQGTTSVTDLANEVGAFPTKYFAETSFEGAAGINGDAVESKKYKKGTCSACAFACKLPTKDEASGVETEGPEFETVMAFGSNALVDDIVDVMKSNELCDEYGLDTISCGDAVSAYLAANDEFGNVDLIHELVEKIAYREGDGDLLAEGIARFHEELGVENWTVKDMEFPAHDGRTLNGQGLSFAVANRGADHMYATFYSLEYPLVSPKDAFPPEGFEGKPKVLVEKENQMAINDSGIVCKFSRGSMTPERYELLFGADYDDLLAVGGRIVALERHFNNKRGFGRADDTLPYDLDGFDDALTEYYELRGWADDGTVTDDSVAEFAT, via the coding sequence ATGTTACACGCACGCGGGCCGCTGTGTACCGTCGATGTCGGTGCGCAGTCGATTACAGAGACGAACATCGACGCGATACTGGAGCAATTCATCGGCGGGCGAGGACTCGCGACTCGGCTCGCCCACGAGCGGACGCCGTTCGACGCGGACCCACTCGGACCGGAGAATCGACTCTACTTCACATCCGGGCCGATGCAGACCTCCCAGATGAGTTTCACCGGGCGTATGAACGCCACCGCCATCTCGCCGCTTACAGACGGACTGCTCTCCTCTAACGCGGGCGGGTTCGTCTCGCGAAACTTCGGCGCGACGGGCTACAGCGCACTCGAAATCGTCGGCGAGAGCGACGAACTGGTCGCCCTCCACGTCACCGACGAAGGGGTAACTTTCGAGGAAGTGTCCGAACTGAAAGGCGCAACCGTCAGCGAGACGGACGCTTACATGAAAGCGACCCACGACCTCGGCGAGGACCAACTCGTCGTCGCTGGCCCAGCTGGAGAGAATCAGGTTCGCTTCGCTTGCATCATGACCTCGGAGAGCCGGGCATTCGGGCGCGGCGGTCTCGGCGCGGTCATGGGCGCGAAAAACGTGAAAGCCATCAGTTTCGACGGTGACTCCACCCCGGCTATCGACATCCCGGCGACCCAGATGGACATCCACCGCGAGGCGGCGACGAGCGACAACATCATGAAACGCCAGGGCACGACCAGCGTGACCGACCTCGCGAACGAAGTCGGCGCGTTCCCGACGAAGTACTTCGCCGAGACCTCATTCGAGGGAGCCGCCGGCATCAACGGCGACGCCGTCGAATCGAAGAAGTACAAGAAGGGCACCTGTTCTGCGTGCGCCTTTGCGTGCAAACTCCCGACCAAAGACGAAGCGTCTGGCGTCGAAACCGAAGGGCCGGAGTTCGAGACGGTGATGGCGTTCGGGTCGAACGCCCTCGTAGACGACATCGTGGACGTGATGAAGTCGAACGAACTGTGCGACGAGTACGGTCTCGACACCATCTCGTGTGGGGATGCCGTCTCTGCCTACCTCGCGGCGAACGACGAGTTCGGCAACGTCGACCTCATCCACGAACTGGTCGAGAAAATCGCCTACCGCGAGGGTGACGGAGACCTCCTCGCCGAGGGCATCGCCCGGTTCCACGAGGAACTCGGCGTCGAAAACTGGACTGTAAAGGACATGGAATTCCCCGCTCACGACGGGCGCACCCTGAACGGTCAGGGCCTCTCTTTCGCGGTCGCAAACCGTGGGGCAGACCACATGTACGCGACGTTCTACTCGCTCGAATACCCGCTCGTGTCCCCGAAGGATGCGTTCCCACCTGAGGGCTTCGAGGGCAAACCGAAGGTGCTCGTCGAGAAAGAAAACCAGATGGCGATAAACGACAGCGGCATCGTCTGTAAGTTCTCGCGCGGGTCGATGACCCCGGAACGCTACGAACTGCTCTTCGGCGCGGACTACGACGACCTCCTCGCCGTTGGCGGGCGCATCGTGGCCCTCGAACGCCACTTCAACAACAAGCGCGGGTTCGGCCGCGCAGACGACACGCTCCCCTACGATTTAGATGGGTTCGACGACGCACTGACCGAGTACTACGAACTTCGGGGCTGGGCAGACGACGGCACCGTAACAGACGACTCGGTCGCCGAGTTCGCAACCTAA